The following proteins are co-located in the Piscirickettsia litoralis genome:
- a CDS encoding helix-turn-helix transcriptional regulator, which translates to MPKPMRAIEYGKKDLWKSDISFNVDYSPPIYSRDKYFSETDKEKYNKFLTKINGKMTVSISYKFKDFKDTFIFVLSNYIGENELIKMHPALHNIAIYYYSLEISFKHYFKLPFDFEQSYLHSDKAYIFEAFSDLISEYNLTKTQSLYLLPLALHMPLNYVADIFHRSRRTVEKNIDDIRERLNIETKLNLCQFLSTYYIMKSSDASQKMQPIIKIYLLETKCIIKTKVYYQLKIYISKNR; encoded by the coding sequence ATGCCCAAACCAATGAGGGCTATTGAGTATGGAAAAAAAGATCTCTGGAAATCAGATATTTCTTTTAATGTTGATTATTCACCTCCGATATATAGCCGTGATAAATATTTTAGTGAAACAGACAAAGAAAAATATAATAAATTTCTTACGAAAATAAATGGCAAAATGACAGTATCAATTTCTTATAAATTTAAAGACTTCAAGGATACTTTTATTTTTGTTTTATCCAACTATATTGGTGAAAATGAATTAATTAAAATGCACCCTGCTCTCCATAATATAGCCATTTACTACTACTCTCTTGAAATATCTTTTAAACACTATTTTAAACTACCGTTTGATTTCGAGCAAAGCTACCTTCATAGTGATAAAGCATACATTTTTGAAGCATTTAGTGACCTTATTAGTGAATATAATTTAACCAAGACACAAAGTTTATACTTATTACCTCTTGCACTTCATATGCCCTTAAACTATGTAGCAGATATCTTTCATCGATCAAGAAGAACAGTAGAAAAAAACATTGATGATATAAGAGAGCGGTTAAATATTGAAACAAAACTAAATTTATGCCAATTTCTTTCTACTTACTATATAATGAAATCAAGTGATGCTTCTCAAAAAATGCAGCCCATAATCAAAATTTATCTGTTGGAAACAAAATGTATCATAAAAACTAAGGTATATTACCAATTAAAAATATACATATCAAAAAATCGGTGA